The window CGAACTACTGCCACCCGCGGCGCCGGAAGAGCCAGCCCGCGACGGCGACCCAGCACCCGGCAAGTCCGGCGGCCGCCGCGAGGTGAATCCAGTGTTCGGTCGTGTAGCTCATGGTGATGGCGGCGTGCAGCACCCGCGGGCCATGGAACTCGAGCGCGAGGTACGGGATGCCGGGAATCCCGTTCTGCTGGCAAATCATCAACACCAGCGCGACCGAGAGCAGGTAGCACATCGAACCCATAAACGCGGCCCGCTGCGTCTTCGCGAGTGTCGCGACCGTCATGCCGATGCCGAGGAACCCGGTCGCCATCGCGAGTAACGCGAGCCAAAAGAACAGTGTTTCCAGAATCTCGAATTTGTAAATCCCGGCCAGGGTGGCAGCCAGTCCGATGCCGAGTGCCGGGTAAAACAAGAATTTCGCGGTCAGGATCTCGGCCGGCGATGCCGGGGATAACGCTTGTGCCAACAACACCCCCCGCTCCCGCTCCTCGCAGTTCAGCGTCGGCAGCAGGTAAACGCACGAGAAATAGAGCGCGAACACGACCATGCCGGTCGCGATCGCGGACCGGAAGTCGAGCGTCTTGGCGCCGATCCCCTCGCGCTTGAACTCGATGGGCACCGGGGGCGGAATCGTCGCGGGGCCGGGAGCGGCGTCCCGCAACCGGGCGACCTGGGCGTCGAGTTGGTGGAACGAGTCGCGGACGGCCCACAGGTCGTCGGCCCCCGGGTCCGGGGCAATCAAGCGGCTGGGGTCGGCCCCGACGGCCCGGAGGTAGGCGACCGCTTCCGTCTGTCGGGCGTCGCGGGCGGCCCGCCAGAGCCACGCCTCGTAAGGGGCCATCGCGGCGGCCAACTCGGGCGGGTGTTCGATCGTCACGACCCGCTTCGGCCGGCCGGTGGCCGCGTCATACGTCTCGCGAACCCAGATCGCGCCCGTGCCCGGCGGGTCTTGGACGAGTTCGTTCAGGTTCGCGGGGACTTGTTGAAACATCACCGACGGCCCGAGGGCCGGCGGGACGTGACTACTTAATTCCCTGACGAATGGCGTCTCGTCGTTGTACCGGACTATGCACCGGTGGACCCCGTCCACGAGCGCCCCGCCCCCGGTCCCGCCCGCCCCGGCCCCGGGGTTGAACACCGACAGGAGCAGTGCGGCGACGACGAGCAACCCGGCGAGCGCGATCCCGCCCCGGTTCGCGAAGTGCCGCTGCACTTCCTTGACCAGTAACGCCCGAAGGATGTAGATGCGCATGGGGGTCGACACTCTTCCAGGTCGTAAGGTGCGTTACGTGGTGGTCACTCGAACGACTGGCCAGTCAACTTCAAAAACGTCGCGTGGAAATCGAACTCGCGGGTGCGGATGCTCGCGACGTGGCCGGCGCGGACGGTCTCGGCCAGTCGCTGGCGGTCGGCGTCCGCATCCATGTCGAACGCGAGCCGCTCGCCGGAGTGCAGGATCACGTCCGCCTGCCGCTCGGTGTGTTCTTGTTTGAGCGCGAGCGGCGAGTCGAGGGCCACGAGCTTGCCCTTGCACACGATCCCGACCCGGTCGCAGATCTTCTCCACCTCGTCCATGTCGTGCGTGGTGAGAACGACGGTCGCCCCGGCCGCGACCCGCTCCCGCAAGATGCGGTGAACGACCTCGGCCGAGTGGATGTCGAGGTTGGCGGTGGGCTCGTCCAGGTAGAGGATTTTCGGCTCGTGGAGCAAGGCACGGGCAAGAAGGAGCTTGCGGCGCATTCCGAGCGAGTACCCGCGGACCGGGAGGTTCGCGGCCTCTTCCAGTTCCACCATTCGCAGGCAGTCGCGGACGCGGAGGCGCGGGGCGGCGTACAGGTCGGCGAAGAATTCGAGATTTCGCCGGCCGGTGAACTCCTCGAAGTGGTTCTCGCGGTCCGGGACGTAGCCGAACAGCGGCTTGATCGCGGCCCACTCGCGGACCACGTCGTGCCCGGCCACGGTCACCCGCCCGGCGGTCGGCTGCCGCTGGCCGATGAGGACGCGGATGGTCGTGGACTTGCCGGCCCCGTTCGGCCCGAGCAGGCCGAACAGTTCACCCCGGCGGATGTCCAGGCTCAGCCCGTCCACCGCCGCGAACGAGCCGTAGTGGACGCGGAGCCCGTCGATGCGGATCGCGGGGTCGTGCGAGGGCGAAGGGGTAGGATCTCCCACGATCACCGGGCCTTCAATTCTTCTTTGGTGCGCTCAAATCTTGCAGGCGAGCGGGGGACGTGAGTCCCCTGATTCTCGTTCTATCAGCGGCATCCCAAGGAGAATCAGGGGACTCACGTCCCCCGCTCGCCGGGACCGCGGAAACCAATCATAGCACCGTTATTCGTCGCCTTCGTCCCCGATCGTGCCGCCGCGCTGGATGTTGAAATATTTCGCGTTCGGGTGGTGCATGATGATCGCGGTCGTCGATTGCTCCGGTTCGAGCTGGAAGGTGTCCGTGAGGGTGATGCCGACCCGCTCCGGCTCGATGAGTTTGAACAACCCGGCCTGGTCTTCCAGGTTCGGGCACGCCGGGTAGCCGAAGCCGTACCGCTTGCCGCGGTAGTGCCCCTTGAACAGTTTCTGGACGACCGGCGAGTCCGCCCCGCCGATGCCCCACTCGCGCCGGAGCTGCTGGTGGAAGTATTCGGCCAGCGCCTCGGCCGTCTCCACGCCCAACCCGTGCAGGTACAGGTAGTCCTTGTACTGCCCGCTTTCCTTCAACTTCATCGCCTGGACACTGACCTCGTGCCCGGCGGTGACGGCCGCGAACGCCACGTAGTCGACCGCGCGGCCGTCCCGGGCCGGCTCCACGTAGTCGGACAGGCAGAGGTATTCGCCCCAGTCTTGCCGCGGGAACTCGAACGACTGCCGCGGGGTCATGTGGTCGTCGCCGTAAACGACGAGCGTGTTCCCGTCGGCCGCGGCCGGGAAGTAGCCGTAGGTCACGGCCGGACGGAGGATGTTCTCGGCCAGGCACCACGCTTTAAGGCGTTCGAGGGCGGGCAGCGCCTCGGTCTGCATCTGCCGCTCATATTCCGCCGGCTTCACACCCGCCTTGCGGAAGCCCCATTGCGTGCTGAACAGCGTCCGCTCGTTCAGGAACCGGAATACGTCCTTGAGCGCGAAGTCGGTCCGGGCGCGTAACCCGAGGAACGGCGGTACCGGGATGTCCGGAGACTGCGGGAGCGTCGGCGAACGACGGTAGCGCAGGGCCGCAGCCGCGTCGTGCGCGGGGCAGCAACCGGGGCAAGGCGTGTGGCTGCGGGGCGCCTTCTCGATCGCCCGCGGCCGGTCCGCGTCCGCCCGGCCGCGGGGCTGCATCACGCCCTTGATGGCTATGCTGCCGGCGTTTTCCAGCTTTTTACGTGTCACCAACTCGTCCATGATGCGGAGGCCGGCGAACGCGTCTTCGCCGAAGTACAGCGGGCCGCGGTAAATGTCCCGCAGGTCGTGTTCGACGTACCGCCGGTTGAGGGCCGCGCCGCCAAGGATGACGGGCGGGGCGAGGCCGCGGTCGTTCAGGGTGATGAGGTCTTCCTTCATCACCACAGTCGATTTCACCAGGAGGCCGGACATGCCGATGGCGTCCGCGTTCGCCTTCTGGAACTCGGTAATCATGTTCTCGATCGGCTGCTTGATGCCGATGTTGAACACCTTGTACCCGTTGTTGGTCAGGATGATGTCCACGAGGTTCTTGCCGATGTCGTGCACATCTCCCTTGACCGTCGCGAGGACGATCTTCCCCTTCTCCGCTCCCTCGACCTTCTCCATGAACTGTTCGAGGTAGGCGACGGCCGCCTTCATCACCTCCGCGGACTGGAGGACGAAGGGGAGCTGCATCTGGCCCGAGCCGAACAGGTCGCCGACCGTTTTCATGCCGTCGAGCAGGACGCGGTTGATGATGTCGAGCGGGGAGTGCAGGCCGCGCGCCGTTTCGAGGTCGGCGATCAGCGACTCTCGGCGGCCCTGAATGATCGCCTGCTTGAGTCGCTCCTCGACGGTCTCGCCGAGGCTCGACCCCTTCTTGGACTCGACCTTCTTGTCCGCGTAGTGTTCGATCAGTTGGTGGAGCGGGTCGCCGTCCGCCCGGTCGTCGAACAGCAGCCGGCGGCAGAGCTCCCGGCCCGTGTCGTCGATCCGGGCGAGCGGGAGGATCTTCGACGAGTGGAGGATGGCCGAATCGAGGCCGTGCTCCAGGGCGTAGTGCAGGTAGACCGAGTTCAGTACCTGCCGGGTGTACGGGGCGAGCCCGAACGAGCAGTTCGATAGCCCGATGTGCGTGAGCGCGCCGGGTAGCTCGGTCTTGATCCGGCGGATCGCGTCGAAGGTCGCGATCGCGGACTTCCGCGTTTGCTCCTGCCCGGTTGAAAGGGGGAAGACGAGCGGGTCGAACATGAGGTCGGTCGGCGGGATGCCGTACTCGTGGACCACGATGTCGTAGATCCGCTTGGCCACCTCGAATTTCCAGTCCGCGGTGTCCGCCTGGCCCTTCTCGTCGATCGTCAGGGCGACGAGGGCGGCCCCGTACTTCTTCGCGAGTATCGTCTTCGGGTCGAGCGTCTTCCGGCCGTCTTCGAGGTTGATCGAGTTGATGATCGTCTTGCCGCTACACAGCTTCAGCGCGGCCTCGATGACCGGCACCTCGGTGCTGTCGAGCATGAGCGGCTTCGTCAGCACGGCGTTGTACCGCTTGACGACTTCCTTCATGTCGCGGACGCCGTCGCGGCCGACGTAGTCGACGCACACGTCGAGGATGTGGGCGCCCTCGCGCTCCTGCTCCTGGGCCATTTCGACTAGGCCGTGCCAGTCGTCTTTTTCGAGAAGTTGCTTGAACTTCCGCGAGCCGTTCGTGTTCGTCCGCTCGCCGACGAGTAGCGGTCTTTGGTCCACCACGAGGTCTTGCGCGCTTTGCAAGCTCGACACCGCCGGCAGGTAGACCGGTTTCCGCGCGACGGGCTTGCGGCCGTGCAGACGGTCGCAGACTGCCTTGAGGTGGGCGTGGGTCGTCCCGCAGCACCCGCCGATGATGTTCGCTCCGAACTCGGTAACGAACCGCTCCAGCCAGTCGGCGAGCGGCTCGGGGGCGAGCGGGAAGTACGCTTCGCTCCCGCGCGTCTCGGGCAGGCCGGCGTTCGGTAGCACGCTGAGTAGCTTGTCGCTGTGCTGGCTCAGGTGCTTGAAGCTGGACAGCATCAGGTCCGGGCCGACGCCGCAGTTCATGCCGATGACATCGATCCCGGTGAGGTCCGCGAGGGCGACCAGGGCGGTCGGGATGTCCGTCCCGGGGAGCATCTTCTGGTTCGCGTCGATGATGGTGAGTTGGACCATCAGCGGGATGCGGACGCCGGCGCGCTCCATCTCCTCGATCGCGGTGATGGCGACGCACTTCGCCTGGAGGATGTCGAAACAGGTCTCGACCAGGATGGCGTCGACCCGCTCGTCGATCATGGCCCGGAGTTGCGGGCGGTAGGCGTCGGCGAGGGTATCGAAGTCGACCCAGATGGCCGGGTCGGTGAGCGACGGCATCTTCGTACCCGGGCCGACCGATCCGACCACGAACCGCGGGCGGTCCGCGGTGGCGAACTCGGCGGCGGCTTCCTTCGCGAGCCGGATGTTGGCCCGGTTGATCTCGTCGATCTTGTCGGCCATCTTGAACTCGCCGAGTCCGATCACGTTGGCGTTGAACGTGTTCGTCTCGACCGCGTCGCACCCGGCGGCGAAGAATCCCTGGTGGATCTCCTTGATCCATTGCGGGTGCGTGTAGACGAGGGCGTCGGACAGGTTCATCAGCGACTTGCCGTCCGGCCCGTAGCCCCAGTCCTTGTCGGTCGGTTTGTAGCGGTGAAGGCTGGTCCCCATCCCGCCGTCGAGAATGACGACGCGTTCGCGGGCGAGGCTGAGGAAGTCGGTCGGCATGTCGGCGCACTCGATTCGGGGACGTAACTCCCCTGCGGACCAAGATGACTAAGTCTATCAGTATAGATATTCGACTGTCGACGCGGGTTCGCATTAGCCGGGAGATTCGTGAACACGGGCCAAGTGAACATCTCATAACTGGCTTCGCTTCTTTGACTACGGGGTATTCGGGTGGTACTGTGGGCACGGTTCGGGCAGACCGGGATCGACCGGTCTTTCGCCGGCCACAGTGCGAAAACGCATCCCGCGAGTGTGCGAATGATCCCTTATCGCAGCGCCCTGATCTTGTTAGGCGCGATCGCCCTCGCTGCCGGCGCCGCGGAACCGGCGAAGATCCGGCTCTCGACCGATGGCAAAGCGATCGAACTACCCGGCGTGGATGCGGCCGTCGCGCCCCGCGTCTCCGTTGTGGTAGCCGTGGGGAGCGACAAGGAGACGGCCGCCCGTCCGCCCATTCCGGGGTCGACGCGGGTCGTGGACGGCGTGGTGCGGTTCGAGCCGCGGTTCCCGCTCACTCCGGGCGTCACCTATCGGGTGACGGCGGGCGACGTGTCCAGCGATGTCATCGTTCCGAAAGTGAAGCGCGAGCCCACGACTACCATCGCCGCCGTTTACCCGACCGGCGACCGACTGCCCGAGAACACGCTCCGCCTCTACATCCATTTCTCCGCCCCGATGACACGCGGCGACGTTTACCAACACATCAAGCTCCATACTGCCGACGGGAAGCAAGTCGTCCAGCCGTTCCTCGAACTCGACGAAGAATTGTGGTCCGCCGACGGCAAGCGGTTCACCCTGCTCTTCGACCCCGGCCGCATCAAGCGCGGTCTCAAGCCGCGGGAAGACCTGGGGCCGGCGTTGGAGGAAGGGAAGTCGTACACACTCACGATCGACCGCGCCTGGGAGGACGAGAACGGGGTGCCGCTCAAGGTGGGCTTCCAGAAGTCGTTCTCGGTCGGCCCGCCGGACGACGAGCCGATCGATCCGGAAAAGTGGCGGATCACCCCGCCGGCGGCCGGTGGTGTCGCATCACTCGCCGTTGCGTTCGAAAAGCCGCTCGACCACGCGCTGTTGCACCGCATGGTCTGGGTCGTCGGGCCTGGCGGGAAGAAACTGGCTGGCGAAATCGTTGTCGCGGGCGACCAAAAGGCGTGGTCGTTCCGCCCGCGAGCCGCGTGGGTCGCAGGTGAGTACCAGCTCATGACCGACACCCGGCTCGAAGACCGGTGCGGGAACCGCGTGGGCGAGCCGTTCGAGATCGACGTGTTCAAGCCGGTTCAGAAGAAGATCGAGGGCAAGACCGTTTCGAAGGCATTTGAGGTGAAGTGAGAACGGCGGGACGGGCGGCCGACCGAATACAAAGGCCAACGCGGGGGATCAGACCATAACCGGACTCAGTTGCCGACGAGACCAAACAAGCTTAAGGCATGTTCTTGTCTACGTCGAAAAGTTCGTCCCAAGCCCGGATCTCTAGCAGGCGGTCTGCCAGGTTGTGTAATTGAGACAGATCCGTACTTGCTTCTATTACTTTGATCACCGCGGCCGAAGGTGGGCCGAATAGTTGGCGTCCTAAACGTAAGATGCACGCCCGCGCCTGGATTAGTCGTTCCTTGTTTTCTTCCATTGCAAAAACCCAAGCTCGATCAAGCAGGCAACGAGCGCACTCTCGTACCGCCAACCCGTCACCACATACACTCTCGCCCACGTCGCGGGTTCACTTGGTCTCAAGCAATTCGTCCCACCCGGCCGCATCGAGTATACGATCGCCGAGTTCTTCCAGTCGGGCCAAGTCGGTGATCGCCGCCAGCGATTCCGCCACTGCGACGGAGGGTGAGCCAAACTTCTTGCTGCCCAGGCGCAAGATCATCGCCCGCTCTCCCGCGAGGTGCCCCTTGACCTCGCCCCGGGCTTCCCCCCGGGCG is drawn from Fimbriiglobus ruber and contains these coding sequences:
- a CDS encoding ABC transporter permease translates to MRIYILRALLVKEVQRHFANRGGIALAGLLVVAALLLSVFNPGAGAGGTGGGALVDGVHRCIVRYNDETPFVRELSSHVPPALGPSVMFQQVPANLNELVQDPPGTGAIWVRETYDAATGRPKRVVTIEHPPELAAAMAPYEAWLWRAARDARQTEAVAYLRAVGADPSRLIAPDPGADDLWAVRDSFHQLDAQVARLRDAAPGPATIPPPVPIEFKREGIGAKTLDFRSAIATGMVVFALYFSCVYLLPTLNCEERERGVLLAQALSPASPAEILTAKFLFYPALGIGLAATLAGIYKFEILETLFFWLALLAMATGFLGIGMTVATLAKTQRAAFMGSMCYLLSVALVLMICQQNGIPGIPYLALEFHGPRVLHAAITMSYTTEHWIHLAAAAGLAGCWVAVAGWLFRRRGWQ
- a CDS encoding ABC transporter ATP-binding protein translates to MGDPTPSPSHDPAIRIDGLRVHYGSFAAVDGLSLDIRRGELFGLLGPNGAGKSTTIRVLIGQRQPTAGRVTVAGHDVVREWAAIKPLFGYVPDRENHFEEFTGRRNLEFFADLYAAPRLRVRDCLRMVELEEAANLPVRGYSLGMRRKLLLARALLHEPKILYLDEPTANLDIHSAEVVHRILRERVAAGATVVLTTHDMDEVEKICDRVGIVCKGKLVALDSPLALKQEHTERQADVILHSGERLAFDMDADADRQRLAETVRAGHVASIRTREFDFHATFLKLTGQSFE
- the metH gene encoding methionine synthase, which translates into the protein MPTDFLSLARERVVILDGGMGTSLHRYKPTDKDWGYGPDGKSLMNLSDALVYTHPQWIKEIHQGFFAAGCDAVETNTFNANVIGLGEFKMADKIDEINRANIRLAKEAAAEFATADRPRFVVGSVGPGTKMPSLTDPAIWVDFDTLADAYRPQLRAMIDERVDAILVETCFDILQAKCVAITAIEEMERAGVRIPLMVQLTIIDANQKMLPGTDIPTALVALADLTGIDVIGMNCGVGPDLMLSSFKHLSQHSDKLLSVLPNAGLPETRGSEAYFPLAPEPLADWLERFVTEFGANIIGGCCGTTHAHLKAVCDRLHGRKPVARKPVYLPAVSSLQSAQDLVVDQRPLLVGERTNTNGSRKFKQLLEKDDWHGLVEMAQEQEREGAHILDVCVDYVGRDGVRDMKEVVKRYNAVLTKPLMLDSTEVPVIEAALKLCSGKTIINSINLEDGRKTLDPKTILAKKYGAALVALTIDEKGQADTADWKFEVAKRIYDIVVHEYGIPPTDLMFDPLVFPLSTGQEQTRKSAIATFDAIRRIKTELPGALTHIGLSNCSFGLAPYTRQVLNSVYLHYALEHGLDSAILHSSKILPLARIDDTGRELCRRLLFDDRADGDPLHQLIEHYADKKVESKKGSSLGETVEERLKQAIIQGRRESLIADLETARGLHSPLDIINRVLLDGMKTVGDLFGSGQMQLPFVLQSAEVMKAAVAYLEQFMEKVEGAEKGKIVLATVKGDVHDIGKNLVDIILTNNGYKVFNIGIKQPIENMITEFQKANADAIGMSGLLVKSTVVMKEDLITLNDRGLAPPVILGGAALNRRYVEHDLRDIYRGPLYFGEDAFAGLRIMDELVTRKKLENAGSIAIKGVMQPRGRADADRPRAIEKAPRSHTPCPGCCPAHDAAAALRYRRSPTLPQSPDIPVPPFLGLRARTDFALKDVFRFLNERTLFSTQWGFRKAGVKPAEYERQMQTEALPALERLKAWCLAENILRPAVTYGYFPAAADGNTLVVYGDDHMTPRQSFEFPRQDWGEYLCLSDYVEPARDGRAVDYVAFAAVTAGHEVSVQAMKLKESGQYKDYLYLHGLGVETAEALAEYFHQQLRREWGIGGADSPVVQKLFKGHYRGKRYGFGYPACPNLEDQAGLFKLIEPERVGITLTDTFQLEPEQSTTAIIMHHPNAKYFNIQRGGTIGDEGDE
- a CDS encoding Ig-like domain-containing protein: MIPYRSALILLGAIALAAGAAEPAKIRLSTDGKAIELPGVDAAVAPRVSVVVAVGSDKETAARPPIPGSTRVVDGVVRFEPRFPLTPGVTYRVTAGDVSSDVIVPKVKREPTTTIAAVYPTGDRLPENTLRLYIHFSAPMTRGDVYQHIKLHTADGKQVVQPFLELDEELWSADGKRFTLLFDPGRIKRGLKPREDLGPALEEGKSYTLTIDRAWEDENGVPLKVGFQKSFSVGPPDDEPIDPEKWRITPPAAGGVASLAVAFEKPLDHALLHRMVWVVGPGGKKLAGEIVVAGDQKAWSFRPRAAWVAGEYQLMTDTRLEDRCGNRVGEPFEIDVFKPVQKKIEGKTVSKAFEVK